The Chryseobacterium nakagawai genome has a segment encoding these proteins:
- a CDS encoding Fur family transcriptional regulator, with protein MTELEKILQQKAIKPTAMRLLVVEKLLKQQYAVSHKELAEQFEKADNITLFRTLKVFLEHKLVHTIDDGSGVFKYALCQSGCNCNLSELHTHFYCTDCKHTFCLTETEIPNIEVPQNFKLDGANLVLKGKCDKCNK; from the coding sequence ATGACTGAATTAGAAAAAATTTTACAGCAAAAAGCTATAAAACCCACCGCTATGCGTTTGTTGGTGGTTGAAAAGTTATTGAAACAACAATATGCAGTAAGTCATAAAGAGCTGGCAGAACAGTTTGAAAAAGCAGATAATATTACTCTCTTCAGAACACTTAAAGTATTCCTGGAACACAAACTTGTCCATACCATTGATGATGGAAGCGGAGTGTTTAAATACGCACTTTGCCAATCAGGATGCAATTGCAATTTATCAGAACTGCACACACATTTTTATTGTACCGACTGCAAACATACTTTTTGCCTTACTGAAACAGAAATTCCGAACATCGAAGTTCCTCAAAACTTTAAATTAGATGGAGCTAATTTAGTTCTTAAGGGGAAATGCGACAAATGTAACAAATAG
- a CDS encoding ArsR/SmtB family transcription factor — protein sequence MDNTSCIRQKADIKQINRCKERVLELHGSFDCLSNGLELAGNNVRLKILFLFYEEKRLCVCDLSDILGMTISAISQHLRKLKDRKLIETEREAQTIFYSLTKEYEKMLKPFFKILDDNKILETI from the coding sequence ATGGATAATACTTCGTGCATAAGACAAAAGGCAGACATTAAACAAATTAATCGCTGTAAAGAACGAGTTTTAGAACTACACGGCTCGTTTGACTGTTTGTCTAACGGACTTGAATTGGCAGGAAACAATGTAAGGTTGAAAATTCTGTTTCTTTTTTATGAAGAAAAACGACTTTGTGTTTGTGATTTAAGCGATATTCTTGGTATGACAATTTCAGCAATTTCTCAGCATTTGCGAAAACTCAAAGACCGAAAGCTTATTGAAACCGAAAGAGAGGCACAAACCATTTTTTATTCATTGACCAAAGAGTATGAAAAAATGCTGAAACCATTTTTTAAAATACTTGATGATAACAAAATTTTAGAAACAATATGA
- a CDS encoding efflux RND transporter periplasmic adaptor subunit, whose protein sequence is MKFNINKITFVTVITVVILAFSACNNHKDGDGQNQEAKEIQKEEAHEEVPTIATLSEEQLKIVGIKIGTIEHRELSATIKANGNLNVPNNNKANATSLYGGVIRTLKVQIGDYVRKGEIIATIANPQFIQLQEEYLSIVSRITFAEQELSRQKELYEGNAGAKKNLQSATAELNSLRTRKASLHQQLQLMGINPSTLSNSNLKSALTVNSPLNGTVSNVFAKIGSYVDVSSPVIEVVDNSSLHLDLQVFEKDLPQIKIGQTIHFRLTNNPATEYEATVFNIGSSFQNESKTIAVRCRIKGNKNGLIDGMNITGIVSLSNVTTPAVPNDAIVNTDGKYFIFVQTDKKAEEHHEEEKEEGSHKEGEETEHKEDTSNINFEKVEVLKGVSDMGYTAITFVKQIPVNAKIVVKGAFFVNAKLSNAGEDED, encoded by the coding sequence ATGAAATTCAATATAAATAAAATCACGTTTGTAACAGTGATAACTGTTGTAATACTTGCTTTTTCCGCTTGCAATAATCATAAAGATGGGGATGGGCAAAACCAGGAGGCAAAAGAAATTCAAAAAGAAGAAGCCCACGAAGAAGTACCAACCATTGCTACACTTTCAGAGGAACAGTTAAAGATAGTTGGAATAAAAATAGGCACAATAGAACACAGGGAGCTATCTGCAACCATAAAAGCAAATGGAAATCTGAATGTTCCCAATAACAACAAAGCCAATGCCACCTCTTTATATGGTGGTGTGATAAGAACGTTGAAAGTTCAAATTGGGGATTACGTAAGAAAGGGTGAAATAATAGCAACGATTGCCAATCCGCAGTTTATACAATTACAGGAAGAATATTTGAGTATAGTAAGTAGAATAACTTTTGCAGAGCAAGAGCTATCAAGACAAAAAGAGTTATACGAGGGAAATGCTGGCGCAAAGAAAAATTTACAAAGTGCAACAGCCGAATTGAACAGCCTTCGTACTCGAAAAGCGTCTTTACATCAACAATTACAATTAATGGGCATCAATCCCAGTACCCTATCAAACAGTAATTTGAAATCTGCGCTAACGGTAAATAGTCCTTTAAATGGTACAGTGAGTAATGTTTTCGCTAAAATTGGAAGTTATGTAGATGTTTCTTCTCCAGTAATTGAAGTTGTAGATAACAGCTCATTGCATTTGGATTTACAAGTTTTTGAAAAAGATTTACCACAAATAAAAATCGGGCAAACTATTCATTTTCGATTGACAAATAATCCAGCCACTGAATATGAGGCTACGGTTTTCAATATCGGTTCATCTTTTCAAAATGAGAGTAAAACTATTGCTGTACGTTGCCGCATAAAAGGTAATAAAAATGGGTTAATTGATGGAATGAATATAACAGGAATTGTAAGCTTAAGCAATGTGACCACACCTGCTGTTCCCAATGATGCCATCGTAAATACTGATGGTAAATATTTTATTTTCGTACAAACCGACAAAAAAGCAGAAGAACATCACGAAGAAGAAAAAGAAGAAGGAAGCCATAAAGAAGGTGAGGAAACTGAACATAAGGAAGATACAAGCAATATAAATTTTGAAAAAGTAGAAGTATTGAAAGGGGTATCTGATATGGGGTATACCGCAATAACTTTTGTCAAGCAAATTCCTGTCAATGCCAAAATCGTTGTAAAAGGAGCATTTTTTGTAAACGCAAAATTATCTAATGCTGGAGAAGACGAAGATTAA
- a CDS encoding CusA/CzcA family heavy metal efflux RND transporter, giving the protein MLDSIIKFSIKNKLVIGIMTLFLIIWGVWSATKLPIDAVPDITNNQVQIITVCPTLAAQEVEQLVTFPIEQSIANIPDLEETRSISRFGLSVITVVFKEKVDIYFARQLINEKLKEAEEKIPDGIGTPELAPVSTGLGQIYEYIIHPKKGSENKYNAKDLRTMQDWIVARQLYGTPGIAEVNSFGGELKQYEVAVNPNRLKAMDVSITDIFNALERNNQNTGGAYIDKKPNAYFVRGIGLVTSLDDIKNISVKNSPGTVPIFIKDVADVRFGNAVRYGAMTYNGEVDAVGGVVMMLKGENANNVIEKIKEKLPTIQKSLPDDIIIEPYIDRSVLVDKAMSTVEKNLIEGALIVIFVLVLFLGNFRAGLIVASAIPLAMLFALAMMNVFGVSANLMSLGAIDFGLIVDGAVIVVEATLHHLGLRKSKQRLTQTEMDEEVFLSASKIRSSAAFGEIIILIVYIPILTLVGVEGKMFRPMAQTVGFAIFGALILSLTYIPMMCALFLSKKTSHKESFSDRMMNWVQKKYQPLLEKAISIKYWFVGIAIAIFAVSIFLFSRMGGEFIPQLQEGEYAFEFKMPIETSLSQSIETSMLASRIAKQFDEVKMVVGRTGAGEVPTDPMPPSATDLIIILKPESEWKSGRTYDELGDAIEEKIAVIPGVIVEKSQPIQMRFNELMTGIKQDVAIKIFGENLDTLALNADKVSKVIQTVKGVTVPQVELVSGLPQINIEYDRTRLANYGVNVEDVNNVVSTAFAGKSAGVVFENERRFDLVVRLDSTYRGSIEDVNNMMIPTSTGSQIPLSQVATIDYKLGPAQISREAGKRRIVIGFNVADRDVQSVVEEIQKKLNNQVKLPSGYYFTYGGQFENLQEASNRLLIAVPISLLLIFVLLYFTFSSFKQAGLIFTAIPMSAIGGILALLLRGMPFSISAGIGFIALFGVAVLNGIVLIGIFNQLEKEGEKDVLKRVIEGTKIRLRPVLMTATVASLGFLPMALSSSAGAEVQKPLATVVIGGLVTATFLTLFVLPLLYIIFNSKINLKRKLKVKPIATIVVLLLSLVGFTANAQTKDLSSVDEAINIALKNNQTIKASDLEIDASKALKKTAGELPKLGFNAQLGQYNSTKFDQSFEVAQTIPFPTLFGAKKQLINAEIKAKELQKNLTVIELKTQVRTNYYQILYLQHNQKQLQQLDSLYSDFIKIAQLRYKTGDTKKVDISTAEAKKGEINLLLKQNKVFLNNAVASLKTLMNTREDFLIVENGIFQPLQISNLLDNDVVASHPAIQSLYQDAVIAEQTKKVERSQGLPDFTIGFTNQSLIGFHTVNGAEKYFNSGKRFNSVNIGIAIPITYGATKARIKSLDFRKQASEANAQQQQRALTTQLQNALQQYQQDMQQFNYFQQEALPNAKEIVSAAQLGYKTGEISYVEYLFALQTATDIQLNYLKSIQQVNQSVISIYSLINQ; this is encoded by the coding sequence GTGTTAGACAGTATCATAAAATTTAGCATTAAGAACAAGCTCGTCATTGGAATAATGACATTGTTCCTCATTATTTGGGGAGTGTGGAGTGCCACAAAATTACCCATTGATGCCGTACCCGATATTACAAATAATCAGGTGCAAATAATTACGGTTTGCCCAACATTGGCGGCTCAGGAAGTAGAACAATTAGTAACTTTTCCGATAGAGCAAAGCATTGCTAATATTCCTGATTTAGAAGAAACCAGAAGTATTTCGAGGTTTGGTTTGTCCGTAATTACAGTTGTATTTAAGGAAAAAGTAGACATTTATTTTGCCAGACAGCTTATTAATGAAAAACTAAAAGAAGCAGAAGAAAAAATTCCGGATGGAATAGGAACACCTGAATTGGCTCCGGTCAGTACAGGGCTTGGTCAGATATACGAATATATAATACACCCCAAAAAGGGAAGTGAAAATAAATACAATGCCAAAGACCTTCGTACAATGCAGGACTGGATTGTTGCAAGGCAACTGTATGGTACTCCCGGAATTGCAGAAGTAAATAGTTTTGGCGGTGAGCTAAAGCAATATGAAGTAGCTGTTAATCCAAATCGCTTAAAAGCTATGGATGTAAGTATTACCGATATTTTCAATGCTCTTGAAAGAAATAACCAAAATACTGGAGGAGCATATATTGACAAAAAGCCAAATGCTTATTTTGTTAGAGGAATTGGTTTGGTTACATCATTAGATGATATAAAAAACATTAGTGTAAAAAATAGCCCAGGTACTGTTCCAATTTTTATAAAAGACGTGGCAGATGTACGATTTGGTAATGCTGTAAGATATGGAGCTATGACATACAATGGAGAAGTTGATGCAGTAGGCGGTGTGGTAATGATGTTAAAAGGCGAAAATGCCAATAATGTAATTGAAAAAATAAAAGAAAAACTTCCTACTATACAAAAGTCATTACCTGATGATATTATTATTGAGCCTTATATAGACCGTTCAGTTTTAGTTGACAAGGCAATGAGTACCGTAGAAAAAAACCTGATAGAAGGTGCGTTGATTGTAATCTTTGTATTGGTACTTTTTTTAGGAAATTTTAGAGCCGGATTAATAGTAGCTTCTGCTATTCCCTTAGCAATGCTGTTTGCCTTGGCAATGATGAATGTGTTTGGTGTAAGCGCCAACTTAATGAGTTTGGGAGCCATAGATTTTGGGTTGATTGTAGATGGGGCAGTAATTGTTGTGGAAGCCACATTACATCATTTAGGCTTACGAAAATCTAAACAAAGGCTTACACAAACCGAAATGGATGAGGAAGTTTTTCTGTCTGCTTCCAAAATTCGTAGCAGTGCAGCATTTGGCGAAATCATTATACTAATTGTTTACATTCCTATTCTTACGTTAGTGGGTGTTGAAGGCAAAATGTTCCGTCCGATGGCACAGACTGTAGGTTTTGCCATTTTTGGAGCTTTGATTTTATCCTTAACATATATACCTATGATGTGTGCTTTGTTTTTATCGAAAAAAACTTCGCACAAAGAAAGCTTTTCTGATAGAATGATGAATTGGGTACAAAAAAAATATCAGCCTTTGCTTGAAAAAGCGATTAGCATAAAGTATTGGTTCGTGGGTATCGCCATTGCCATATTTGCGGTTAGTATTTTCTTGTTTAGCCGAATGGGAGGAGAATTTATACCCCAGCTACAAGAAGGAGAATATGCGTTTGAATTTAAAATGCCTATTGAAACCTCATTATCACAAAGTATAGAAACTTCGATGCTTGCTTCGAGAATTGCCAAACAATTTGATGAAGTAAAAATGGTGGTTGGTAGAACTGGAGCTGGGGAAGTACCTACTGACCCAATGCCTCCAAGTGCAACAGATTTAATAATTATTCTTAAGCCAGAAAGTGAATGGAAATCCGGAAGGACATACGATGAATTAGGAGATGCAATAGAAGAAAAAATAGCTGTAATACCTGGCGTAATTGTCGAAAAAAGCCAACCCATTCAAATGCGTTTTAATGAACTGATGACAGGGATAAAACAAGATGTTGCAATTAAGATTTTCGGAGAAAATTTAGATACGCTTGCTCTGAATGCAGATAAGGTTAGCAAAGTTATACAAACAGTGAAAGGGGTTACAGTCCCTCAAGTAGAGCTGGTAAGCGGATTACCGCAAATCAATATTGAATATGACCGTACTCGTTTAGCCAATTATGGAGTAAATGTAGAAGATGTAAATAACGTTGTAAGTACTGCTTTTGCAGGAAAAAGTGCTGGTGTAGTTTTTGAGAATGAAAGGAGATTTGATTTAGTTGTGCGTTTAGATAGTACCTATAGAGGTAGTATTGAAGATGTAAACAATATGATGATACCAACCAGTACGGGTAGTCAAATTCCTCTATCACAAGTGGCTACAATTGACTATAAATTAGGACCGGCGCAGATAAGCCGTGAAGCGGGAAAACGAAGAATTGTAATTGGTTTTAATGTAGCAGACAGAGATGTACAAAGTGTAGTAGAAGAAATTCAAAAAAAATTGAACAATCAAGTAAAACTACCATCGGGATACTATTTCACTTATGGTGGACAGTTTGAAAACTTACAGGAAGCCAGTAATAGATTATTGATAGCTGTTCCTATTTCCTTACTATTGATATTTGTACTGCTTTATTTTACTTTTAGCTCCTTTAAACAAGCAGGACTAATTTTTACCGCTATCCCAATGAGTGCAATTGGGGGTATCTTAGCTCTACTACTTAGGGGAATGCCATTTAGCATCAGCGCAGGTATTGGATTTATTGCTTTGTTTGGTGTTGCAGTTCTCAACGGAATTGTACTGATAGGTATTTTCAATCAATTAGAAAAAGAAGGGGAAAAAGATGTATTGAAACGGGTAATCGAAGGAACTAAAATCCGTTTGCGACCAGTTTTGATGACTGCAACAGTAGCCAGTTTAGGATTTCTGCCAATGGCTTTGAGCAGTAGCGCAGGTGCAGAGGTACAAAAACCATTGGCTACAGTTGTTATCGGTGGTTTGGTAACTGCCACATTCCTTACCCTATTCGTACTGCCTTTATTGTATATCATCTTCAATTCAAAAATTAATTTAAAAAGAAAACTTAAAGTGAAACCCATTGCGACTATCGTTGTGTTACTGCTATCATTGGTAGGTTTTACAGCAAACGCACAAACGAAAGATTTATCCAGTGTTGATGAAGCAATAAACATTGCGTTGAAAAATAATCAAACCATAAAGGCTTCAGATTTAGAAATTGATGCAAGTAAAGCCTTGAAAAAAACTGCCGGAGAATTACCAAAATTAGGTTTTAATGCACAATTGGGGCAGTACAACAGTACAAAATTCGACCAGTCATTTGAAGTGGCGCAAACTATTCCTTTTCCTACTTTATTCGGAGCAAAAAAGCAATTGATTAATGCAGAAATAAAAGCGAAAGAATTACAGAAAAATCTTACCGTAATAGAGCTAAAAACGCAAGTCAGAACTAATTATTATCAAATCCTGTATTTGCAACATAACCAAAAACAATTACAACAGTTAGATAGTCTGTACAGCGATTTTATAAAAATAGCACAGCTTCGTTATAAAACTGGTGATACAAAAAAAGTGGACATTAGTACGGCAGAAGCTAAGAAAGGGGAAATTAATTTATTGTTAAAACAGAATAAAGTGTTTTTAAATAATGCTGTTGCCAGTCTGAAAACTTTGATGAATACAAGAGAGGATTTTCTCATTGTAGAAAATGGAATTTTTCAACCATTACAAATCAGCAATTTATTGGATAATGATGTAGTTGCAAGTCATCCCGCCATTCAATCCTTATATCAGGATGCTGTTATTGCAGAACAGACCAAAAAGGTAGAACGTTCGCAAGGTTTACCTGATTTTACAATTGGTTTTACAAATCAATCTTTAATAGGTTTTCATACTGTAAATGGCGCAGAAAAATATTTTAATTCTGGTAAACGTTTCAATTCTGTAAATATTGGCATTGCAATTCCTATCACTTATGGTGCTACCAAAGCAAGGATAAAATCTTTGGACTTCAGAAAACAGGCTTCCGAAGCCAATGCTCAGCAGCAGCAAAGAGCATTAACAACACAATTACAAAATGCTTTGCAACAATACCAACAAGATATGCAACAGTTTAATTATTTTCAGCAAGAAGCATTGCCTAATGCCAAAGAAATAGTATCAGCAGCACAATTAGGTTATAAGACTGGAGAAATCAGCTATGTGGAATATCTTTTTGCATTGCAAACCGCAACCGATATTCAATTAAATTATCTGAAAAGTATTCAGCAGGTAAACCAGTCCGTAATCAGTATTTATTCTCTCATTAATCAATAA
- a CDS encoding DUF6660 family protein, whose translation MKLFIFIFSIYFLALSVMPCTDACGIDTSNTSKSELSNASNGQTKNDDLCSPFCSCTTCHTVVNFTFQTFKINEAKPSLSKIQKFPLQNFNFISNYHRNIWQPPKINT comes from the coding sequence ATGAAACTATTTATATTCATATTCAGTATATATTTTTTGGCATTATCCGTAATGCCGTGTACTGATGCGTGTGGTATAGATACCAGTAATACTTCAAAATCAGAGCTTTCTAATGCAAGCAATGGTCAAACGAAAAACGACGATTTATGCAGTCCTTTTTGTTCTTGTACTACTTGTCATACCGTTGTAAATTTTACGTTTCAAACGTTCAAAATAAACGAGGCAAAGCCAAGTCTTAGCAAGATACAAAAATTCCCACTTCAAAATTTCAATTTCATTTCCAATTATCACAGAAACATTTGGCAGCCGCCAAAGATTAATACTTAA
- the merTP gene encoding mercuric transport protein MerTP — MKTDNKLIGTGLLTAIAASLCCITPVLALIAGTSGLASTFSWLEPFRPYFIGLTILVLGFAWYQKLKPQKKIDCNCEITEKTNFMKTKSFLGIFTAMAALLLSFPLYAQIFFPKTESKTIITQTSKIQKVEFTIKGMTCSGCEHHIKTEVSKLNGIVEIVVSYEKGNAIVKFDSKQTSITEIEKGINSTGYKSLKSKIIS, encoded by the coding sequence ATGAAAACGGACAACAAACTAATCGGGACTGGACTTTTGACAGCAATTGCAGCTTCATTGTGTTGCATTACACCTGTGTTGGCTCTAATAGCAGGAACAAGCGGACTTGCTTCAACTTTTTCTTGGCTCGAACCTTTCCGACCATATTTTATCGGTTTAACAATTTTAGTGCTTGGTTTTGCTTGGTATCAAAAGTTGAAACCACAAAAGAAAATTGACTGCAACTGTGAAATAACTGAAAAAACAAATTTTATGAAAACGAAATCATTTTTAGGGATTTTTACCGCTATGGCGGCTTTACTTTTATCATTTCCGCTTTATGCTCAAATCTTTTTTCCAAAGACCGAAAGTAAAACAATTATTACACAAACTTCCAAAATTCAGAAAGTTGAGTTTACAATTAAAGGAATGACTTGTTCAGGTTGTGAACATCACATTAAAACAGAAGTTAGCAAACTAAATGGAATTGTGGAAATTGTGGTTTCTTATGAGAAAGGTAATGCTATTGTCAAGTTTGATAGTAAACAAACAAGTATCACAGAAATAGAAAAAGGTATCAATTCGACAGGATACAAATCACTAAAAAGTAAAATTATATCATAA
- a CDS encoding heavy metal translocating P-type ATPase, with translation MINTDKNHNHIYDAHGKQLCCTEESKNDAQTNTGQSTDNVCCSTDEKVNQKSNERSEAVDKNSVIKMFLPGIISLVLLLIAIYLDNALKPEWFQGWIRTVWYIIAYAPVGFPVIKEAFESIGKGDVFSEFLLMSIATIGAFAIGEYPEGVAVMLFYAVGEVFQSLAVKRAKANIKSLLDQRPDEVTILKENQPKTVKAETVTIGDIIQLKPGEKLGLDGTLLSETASFNTAALTGESKPDTKAKDDTVLAGMINLNTVAQVKVTTAYTDSKLSKILELVQNATAQKAPTELFIRKFAKIYTPIVVLLAILITALPYFFVENYVFSQWLYRALVFLVISCPCALVISIPLGYFGGIGAASKNGILVKGSNFLDVLASIQNVVMDKTGTMTEGVFKVQEVVFDKTFNEKEILEMVNVLESHSSHPIATAIQEYAGDVNHNIKLDNVEEIAGHGLKANVNGKELLVGNFKLMDKFSITYDIDPNSIVYTIIAVAYDRKFVGYITIADNVKEDAQETINLLHKLNVKTTMLSGDKSTVVKYVAEQLGIDNAFGDLLPEDKVNRVKEIKANGGSVAFVGDGVNDAPVVALSDAGIAMGGLGSDATIETADVVIQDDKPSKIPMAINIGKQTKKIVWQNITLAFVVKGIVLVLGAGGLATMWEAVFADVGVALLAILNAVRIQRMKF, from the coding sequence ATGATAAATACAGATAAAAATCACAACCATATTTATGATGCACACGGCAAGCAACTCTGCTGCACGGAGGAAAGCAAAAACGATGCCCAAACAAATACAGGGCAGAGTACTGATAATGTTTGTTGCTCAACGGATGAAAAAGTCAATCAAAAGAGTAATGAACGAAGTGAAGCTGTTGATAAAAATAGTGTTATAAAAATGTTTTTACCAGGAATTATTTCTTTGGTACTATTGCTAATTGCTATTTACTTAGACAATGCCTTGAAACCTGAATGGTTTCAAGGTTGGATAAGAACTGTTTGGTATATAATAGCGTATGCACCAGTCGGATTTCCTGTAATTAAAGAAGCTTTTGAAAGTATTGGCAAAGGCGATGTTTTTTCAGAATTTTTGCTAATGAGTATTGCCACTATTGGAGCCTTTGCCATTGGTGAATACCCAGAGGGTGTCGCTGTAATGCTGTTTTATGCTGTCGGCGAAGTCTTTCAGTCATTAGCAGTTAAAAGAGCGAAAGCAAATATCAAGAGCTTGCTTGACCAACGCCCCGATGAAGTAACTATTCTAAAAGAAAATCAACCGAAAACAGTAAAGGCGGAAACAGTAACCATTGGTGACATCATACAATTAAAGCCCGGCGAAAAATTAGGATTAGATGGAACATTATTATCCGAAACTGCATCATTCAACACAGCAGCTTTAACAGGCGAAAGCAAGCCCGACACCAAAGCAAAAGATGATACGGTATTAGCAGGAATGATAAACCTAAATACCGTTGCACAAGTAAAAGTAACAACTGCATATACTGATAGCAAGCTGAGTAAAATTTTAGAATTGGTGCAAAATGCTACTGCTCAAAAAGCACCGACAGAATTATTCATTAGAAAGTTTGCAAAAATATACACACCGATAGTTGTACTGTTAGCTATTCTAATTACAGCATTGCCCTACTTCTTTGTAGAAAATTATGTGTTCAGCCAATGGTTGTACCGTGCTTTGGTATTCCTTGTTATCTCTTGCCCTTGTGCATTGGTAATAAGTATTCCTTTAGGCTACTTTGGCGGAATTGGGGCTGCGAGTAAAAATGGAATATTGGTTAAGGGAAGCAACTTTTTGGATGTTCTTGCCAGCATACAAAATGTAGTAATGGATAAGACAGGTACAATGACGGAGGGCGTATTTAAAGTTCAGGAAGTTGTATTTGACAAAACATTTAATGAGAAAGAGATTTTAGAAATGGTCAATGTTTTGGAAAGCCACAGTAGCCACCCCATAGCAACTGCTATTCAGGAATATGCAGGCGATGTAAACCACAATATCAAATTAGATAACGTAGAAGAAATTGCAGGACACGGACTAAAGGCTAATGTAAATGGGAAAGAATTATTAGTAGGGAATTTTAAGCTGATGGATAAATTTTCTATTACTTATGACATAGACCCGAACAGCATTGTTTACACGATAATTGCAGTGGCTTATGATAGAAAATTTGTTGGTTACATTACCATTGCGGACAACGTAAAAGAAGACGCACAGGAAACCATAAATCTATTGCATAAGCTCAATGTTAAAACTACTATGCTTAGTGGAGATAAAAGTACAGTTGTAAAGTATGTAGCGGAACAGTTGGGTATAGATAATGCTTTTGGAGATTTATTGCCTGAAGATAAAGTAAACAGAGTTAAAGAAATTAAAGCCAACGGCGGAAGCGTTGCTTTTGTAGGCGACGGTGTAAACGATGCACCTGTTGTGGCTTTGAGCGATGCGGGTATTGCAATGGGCGGTTTGGGAAGCGATGCGACCATTGAAACGGCAGATGTGGTAATACAAGACGACAAACCGAGTAAAATACCTATGGCAATCAATATAGGCAAGCAAACAAAGAAAATCGTTTGGCAAAACATCACGTTGGCATTTGTGGTAAAAGGAATTGTATTAGTGCTTGGAGCAGGCGGTTTGGCTACAATGTGGGAAGCGGTTTTTGCTGATGTTGGTGTGGCATTATTGGCAATACTAAATGCAGTAAGGATACAGAGGATGAAATTTTAA
- a CDS encoding GDCCVxC domain-containing (seleno)protein — MEIKLQSVLTCPNCGYKKEETMPTDACQYFYECENCKTRLKPLKGDCCVYCSYGSIPCPPIQQDKKCCY; from the coding sequence ATGGAAATTAAATTACAATCAGTATTAACTTGCCCAAACTGTGGATACAAAAAAGAGGAAACAATGCCAACAGATGCTTGTCAATATTTCTATGAATGTGAAAACTGTAAGACACGCTTAAAACCATTAAAAGGCGATTGTTGTGTGTATTGTAGTTATGGAAGTATTCCCTGTCCACCAATACAACAGGATAAAAAATGTTGCTATTAG